The DNA segment GGATGGAGAACCGTAATCTGCTTACCGTCGGGTACGTCGAGGCCATTGCCGCGCTGAACCGGTGCGAGTCGCGCGGTGCGCATACGCGCAGCGACTATGCCGAGCACAATCCGACCATCGCCCATTCCATCGCCTACCGTATGAAAGGAACGCCATGCTGACCCGTCAGGTCATCCGCAACGCCGTGGAAGCCGCGCTCGCCGAGGATGCGCCCAACGGCGACATCACCTGCGAAACCACGATTCCCGCGCAGGCGCAGGGCGAGGCTCGGCTCACCGCCCGTGAACAGGGCGTGATGAGCGGCGTCGACGTGTTCGCCGCGGCATTCGCCGCGCAGAATCCAACCATCGAAGTCACGCCGCATATCGCGGACGGGGAACGTTTCGAGTCTGGCCAGGCGCTTGCCACCGTGCGCGGGCCGGTACGTGACCTGCTTACCGCGGAACGCGTCGCCCTGAACTTCACCCAGCGCATGAGCGGCATCGCCACCATGACCTCTGCGTTTGTGGGCGCCGTGGCGCAGGCGGAACAGCTGCCCGGCTACCGTGCTCCGTACGCCTACGCACGTACCCGTATCGTCGATACGCGCAAAACCACTCCCGGACTGCGTGCATTCGAAAAATACGCGGTCGTCTGCGGCGGCGGGCACAACCACCGTTACGGGCTTTCCGACGCGGTGATGGTCAAGGACAATCACGTGGCCGCGCTCGCCGAGCAGGGCATCGACCTGTCCGGTGCGATCCGGCACATCCGCGAGCAGGTGGGGCACACGACGCATATCGAGGTGGAGGTCGATCGGCTCGACCAGATTCCGCAGGCGCTCGCAGGCGGTGCGGACACCATCATGCTCGACAATTTCTCCCTGGACGACACCCGCAGGGGAGTGGATCTGATCGGCGGGCGTGCGATCGTGGAGGCCAGCGGCACCATGACATTGGAACGGGTTCCCTCGGTCGCGGCCACGGGCGTGGACGTGATCTCCGTAGGCGCCTTGACGCACAGCGTGCGCAGCATCGACTTGGGATTGGACTGGGCGTGATGAGCACGGGGAAAACACAGGGCGAGCTGTACTTGGACGCCGCCTCCACCGAACCGGTGCGGCGCAGCGTCATCGAAGCGATGATGCCGTTTTTGACCGACGCGTACGCGAACCCGCTGAGCGTGCACCAGCCCGGCAAAACCGCTGCGCGGGCGCTTGACGCGGCACGAGCCTCGCTGGCGGCCAACCTGGGTGCGCGTCCGGATGATGTGATCTTCACCTCAGGAGGCACGGAATCCGACAATCTTGCCGTCAAAGGCATCGCCATGGCCCGCATGCGGGCATTGCGCGAGAAGTACGGGGAATCGGTGCGCCCGCGCGTCATCATCTCCGCAATCGAACATCCGGCCGTCGCGCAATCGGCGCAATGGCTGGAACAATGGTTCGGCGTGGAGGTCGTGCGCATTCCGGTGGACGGTCAGGCGCATATCGATACGGCCGCGCTGGAACGCGAGCTGGCGCAAGGCGATCTGGAACTTGCACCGGGCGACGAGGCCGACCGTCATACCGACAGCGGATCCTCCATCGACCTGACCAACCGCACATTGCTGGTTTCCGTCATGCTCGCCAACAACGAGGTCGGCACCATCGAACCCGCCGACGAGATCGTGCGCATCGCACACCGGCACGGCGTGCCCGTCCATGTCGACGCCGTGCAGGCGGCCGGGCAGATTCCCATCCGCATGCGTGACTGGAACGTGGACGCGCTGAGCATATCCGGGCATAAATTCGGCACTCCCAAAGGGCTCGGCGCACTGCTGTTGCGTGGACGTGTACCGATCGAGCCGCTGCTTTCCGGTGGCGGGCAGGAACGCGGACTGCGATCGGGCACGCAGAACGTGGCCGGGGCGGTGGCGCTCGCCATCGCTTTGCGTGAGTCGAACGAGCGGATGGCAAGCCAGTATCGGGCGCTGGTCTCGTCGCGTGACAGGCTGATCGACGCCGTGCTGCGCGTCGAGCCGAAGGCCATGCTGACCGGGGATGCGGAGCGCAGGCTTCCGGGGCATGCGTCGTTCCTGTTTCCCGGTTTGGCCGGCGAGGCGCTACTGGTGGATCTGGACGCGCACGGCATCGCCTGTTCGTCGGGTTCGGCATGCGCGCTTGGCCGCCACGAGGCGCCCGGCACGCTGCTGGCCATGGGATTCGACGAGTCCGTAGCGAAATCGGCGTTGCGCATGACCTTCCGCGAGCCGCTTCAACCCGATCAGATCAACCGTGTGGCGGCAGCCATTGAGGAATCCTGCCATTCGCTCACCCACACGTTCGCCACGCCTTCTGCCGGGTCCACGGACGCTCGGTGAGTTGCCGGCGATCGTCGATGTCCGTAAGTTGCCCGCCGAACGATGGGGGTCATTCGGCGGTCAACTTGCATTCAGGTATGCTGTCGCGGCATTACGACGCTGTTCTATGCCCGATCGGCGCCGAATAGCCACGAATGCAACGCCGCGATTTCCTCGTCATTGATACCGTGGCCCAACCCCGGGCATACGTGGTGGAACAGTCTGCCGGTACGCGCGAGCACCTCACGCGCATTACGCTGGTCGCTTGCGGGAATCGTATGATCCCCATCCCCATAACACAATGCGAACCAGGTGGAGCCCTCTATGGTCTTCGCATCCTCTTCGCCCTTGAACGAAGGACTCATAAGCACCGCGGCATCGAACACATCAGGGTGCTCCAACACCATGCGATACGACAGGTACCCGCCTTGGGAGAAACCGATCAGTACCTTGCGGAAGCGGTCGTAGACAGGGGAGCGCAGCAGCTTCACCACCGCCTCGCCCACGCGAGTGCATTCGCGCCGACGTTCCGCCACCCCGCAACCATCCGGATACCAGTAGCTGTTACCGATGAACGGCCTGTCATACGTGCCGCGGAACGATATGTAGTTCGCTTCACGTCCCGTACCCGCATACAACGCGTCGATGATGCGGATCATCTCATGCTCGTCATTGCCGAACCCATGGAAGCCGAGCAGCAGCAAGTCGTCATCGCCATCGAAATCGACGCTCGCCGCCATCCGGAGCCGTACGCCATGACGGCCATCCTCAACACGATCGGTCAATCGGAACCTCCCTCGAACATGCGGGGCGCGAACGGCGCACAAAGCCCGGAACCAAGTAGTCCGCACGGACGCTGTCGCATTACCTCGCTAGTATTGGCTCGGTTTATGTGTAAGTGCAGATAGATAACCAATCACGTACCGAACATTACGCATTACGCAACAGAACAGCAATTACTAAGAGAGGTTTCGATGGCGGTTCGCGGCGATATTCGAAATGTAGCTATTGTGGCACACGTCGATCACGGCAAGACCACGCTGGTCAATGCCATGCTTCAGCAGTCCCACGTGTTCAACGAGCGTGAGGAAGTGCCGGATCGTGTGATGGATTCCAACGATCTGGAACGCGAGAAGGGCATCACCATTCTCGCCAAGAACACCGCAGTGGAATACACCGGCCCGATGGCCGCCAAGTACGGCTGCCCGGACGGCATCACCCTCAACATCATCGACACCCCCGGCCACGCCGATTTCGGCGGTGAAGTCGAGCGCGGCATCTCCATGGTCGACGGCGTGGTGCTGCTGGTCGACGCCTCCGAAGGCCCGCTGCCGCAGACCCGCTTCGTGCTGCGCAAGGCCCTGGAAGCCAAGCTGCCGGTCATCCTGTGCGTGAACAAGGTCGATCGCCCCGACGCCCGCATCTCCGAAGTCGTCGGCGAAACCTCCGACCTGCTGCTCGGCCTGGCCGACGACGTGCAGCACGAAGGCATCGAGCTCGACCTCGATCAGCTGCTCGAAATGCCGGTCATCTACTGCGCGGCCAAGGCCGGTTACGCCTCCACCAACCAGCCCGAGGACGGCGGCCTGCCGGACAACGACAACCTCGAGCCGCTGTTCGAGACCATCATCTCCACCATTCCGGCTCCGGAATACGAAGAGGGCGAGCCGCTGCAGGCCCATGTCGCCAACATCGACTCCTCCGACTTCCTCGGCCGACTCGGCCTGGTCCGCATCTACAACGGCACCCTGGAGAAGGGCAAGACCTACGGCCTGAGCCGCGTGGACGGCTCCATCGAGAACTTCCGCGTCTCCGAGCTGCTGCGCACGCAGGGCCTGGAGCGCATCCCGGTCGAATCCGCAGGCCCCGGCGACATCGTCGCCGTTGCCGGCGTGAACGACATCATGATCGGCGAAACCATCGTCGACCCCAGCAACCCGAAGCCGCTGCCGCTTATCCACGTCGACGATCCGGCCATCTCCATGACCTTCGGCATCAACGACTCCCCGCTGGCCGGCACCGAAGGCAAGGACCACAAGCTCACCGCCCGCATGATCAAGGATCGTCTGGACCGCGAGCTCATCGGCAACGTGTCCATCAAGGTGCTGCCGACCGACCGTCCGGACGCCTGGGAGGTCCAGGGCCGTGGCGAACTCGCCCTGGCCGTGCTCGCCGAGCAGATGCGCCGTGAAGGCTACGAGCTGACCGTAGGCCGCCCGCAGGTGGTTACCAAGACCATCGACGGCACGATCAACGAGCCTATGGAAAACACCACCATCGACGTGCCGGAAGAGTACATGGGCGCCGTCACCCAGCTTATGGCCGATCGCAAGGGCCGCATGGACAACATGACCAACCATGGCTCCGGCTGGGTCCGCCTGCAGTTCACCGTGCCGTCCCGCGGCCTGATCGGCTTCCGCACCGCACTGCTGTCCGCAACCCGCGGCACCGGCATCTCCTCGTCCATCTCCGCAGGCTATGCACCGTGGGCCGGCCCCATCTCCATCCGCCAGAACGGCTCCATGGTGTCCGACCGTCAGGGCGTCGCCACCCCGTACGCCATGCAGCGTTTGCAGGCACGCGGCAACTTCTTCGTCGATCCGCAGTCCCCGGTGTACGAAGGCCAGGTCGTGGGCGTGAACAACAAGCCCGACGAGCTGGACGTGAACATCACACTGGCCAAGCATATGACCAACATGCGTTCCGCCACCGCCGACGTGCTGGAAACCCTGACCCCGCCGATCAAGATGAGCCTCGAGGAGTCCCTGGACTTCGCCAACGAGGACGAGTGCGTGGAAGTCACCCCGGAATCCATCCGCGTGCGCAAGATCATCCTCAACCGTGAGGATTGGTACAAGTGGCGCGCCAAGCAGCGTCGCCAGAACAACGCTCAGAATAATAAGTGAGTCCATGGCGTTGTTCTGACGCTTCGCGGGCCTGAAACCCGCTCGTTTCGCCTACGGGAGGCCCAATGGGTCTCCCGTTTAACGGCTCGCCAGAACAGCGCCGGGGCCACAATCGTTCCGCTACGGGCATAAGCCTCCTTCTTCCATAGGGGAAGGGGGCTTTTACGTTCCCAGAAAGGCACGGTAGAGTCACACATTATGAGTATGAGTCGCAAGAACAACGAGTCCCTCAAACCATGGTCGCATCGTCAACGCCCATTCGTGCAGATGCTCATCACCCTGCTGGCCGGTGCGGCAAGCGCAGGCATCGGCACGCTTGCGCATCGCATGGGCGCATCCATGAACATTCCCTACGGTCTGGTGATCGCCTTCCTCATTCTCGTCATCTCCACCTGGTGCGCACGCTCGCGCATGGGTGCCGTCGGCATCGGCGCGCATCTGATCGCATCCTCCACCATGGCGTGGGGTATCGCCATCTGCGGCGTAAACGGCAGCGCTCTTACGCCGGTCGGTTTTTCCGGAGAAGTGCCGTTCTTCAGTCAAAACGTAGGCTACATATGGCTGTACGGGTTGGTCGTTGTGCAGGTCGTCATGCTGTTCCTGCCACGATCATGGTTCACGATGCCGGCGCGCAAGGAATACACGGTGGCCTCGCGGCATACGTCGCGGGCATAGCATGGGTGCCGTCGAAGCGCATGTGGAAGACGACCCGGCCAGGACGTCGCCGGAACCAAAACGGAACAATGCCGGCATGCCGGGCGGGCACACGCTACGGTGGTGCGTATGACGCATATGAAGCTGACCTATCTTGGGCCGGAAGGCACCTTTACCCATCAGGCGGCCATCGAAGCCGGGCATTGCCTGAAAACGCAGTATGGCATCGACGAGCCGGAGCTCGTGGCCGCGCCGGACGTGACGAGCATCATGGCATCGGTGCAATCCGGCGAATCCTGGGGCGTGATCGCATGGGAGAACAACGTTGAAGGGTATGTGATGCCCAATCTCGACGCCCTGATCGACGCCCATGATGCCGCCGGTCTTGCCCGAGTCGGCATCAATGTTTCATTCGACGCCTTCGTCACGCCGGGAACATCGCAAATCGGCATCGACGGCGCTTCCGTCAGTGCCCATCCGCACGGGCTCGCGCAGTGCAAACGGTTCATCGAACGGCATCGTCTGCACCCCGCACAGGCTTCGTCGAATGCGGCCGCGTGCCGTGACCTCAAGCCGGGCAATGTGGCTCTCGGTCCGCATATCTGCGGCGATCTGTACGGGTTGGAAATCCTCGAGGAGCATGTGGAGGATTTCGATGGGGCGCATACCGATTTTCTCGTCATCGCACCGCGTGGTGACGTGCTGGACTATGTGGCCCGCACTCGCGAACGCGAATTCGAAACCGTGATCACCTTCATACCGCTTGCCACGGGACCTGGTGTGGTGGCCAATCTGCTTGATGTGCTACGTGATTGCGGATTGAACATGACCAGTCTCATCTCCCGGCCCATCAAAGGCCATGACGGCACATACAGCTTCATCATCACCTTGGATGCCGCGCCTTGGGAACCGCGATTCCGCCGTATGCTGGTGGAAGTGGCCGAGCATGGCGACTGGGCGAAAACCATCGCCGTCTACCCGCGCAGGGAGCGGCCGAATCCTCCGGTCGACTCGTGGATGCTGCCCGAAGGCGGTGTTCGGTTGGACTCCTCGGCTTCGACATCGGATTGGCAGACGGCACAGAACGCGAGAAGGGAATTGCTGTGGTAGAGAAGGTCGGCATCATCGGACTGGGATTGATCGGCGGATCGCTGGCGCGCAGACTCAACGCCAACGGCGTGGAGGTGACGGCCTGGAATCACCGGCCACACCCGTATGCTGCGGCACAAGCCGAAGGCATCCATTGTGTGAATACCCTGGCGGAGCTTGTCGTGTTCGAGCCGCAGGCGCTGGTGCTGTGCAACCCGCTGAAAGCCATGCCGCGGATTCTAGGCGAGCTTAAGCCTCTGCTGGACGAGCATCCGGGGATCACGCTCACCGATGTCGGCAGTGTCAAAGGCATGGTACTCAGCCAGGTCGAACAGGCCGGACTGGGGGAGTGCTATGTGGGCGCGCACCCCATGGCCGGCAACGAACTGTCTGGATGGGCGGCCGCCGATCCGCATCTGTACGACGGCGCATTATGGGCGATCACCGTCAGGCCGACCACGGCATACCGGCGTTTTCTCACCATCGCCGAGCTTATCGTCAACGACTGCGGCAACCGTTTGATCGTGCTGGACAGCGACACGCATGATCGTGCGGCCGGACTGATCAGCCATATGCCGCATGTGGTGGCCACTTCGCTGATCAACGAGCTGGTCGATAATCACGATCGCAATATCGCCGCGGCGCTCGCGGCTGGGTCGTGGCGTGATATGACGCGTGTGGCGCTCACCGACCCCAATCGTACCCGCGCCATGGTGGAGGAGGACCGGGTCAATGTCGAGCAGCTGTTGCGCAGCATGGCGTCGCGTCTGACTGCGGTGGCTGATGCGTTGCGTGACGGCGACGAGAGCGCGATGGGCGAGTTCTTCGCCGAAGGCCAGCCGTTCCGCGACTACAAGAGCGCCCGCGAATTCCCCGAAGGCGAACTGGCCATTCCCGAACAGGACTGGCAGCGGGCATTGCTGGAATCCGCATGCCGTGGCGAGGCCATCACCGGTTTCATTGATGCGCATCGGGTACGGTTCCGTATCCACGCGATGTGACGGCAGAGTCGCGGAACGTGTTCCGTTGCGAACACAAACCTGATGGGGCCGGCTCCCTGATAGTCAAGGAGCCGGCCCCATCAAGTATTGGTTGGATGCTACTTCTTCTCCCGCACCGCATGCGGCCGTTCGGGAACCGGTTTCAGACGGGCGATGGTGTCCGCCTCGATTCGGACGCGTTGCGCCGGGCGCGAACCATTGGCAGCGGCATCACGCATCAGATCGAGCGTATAACCGTTCCATGATTCCACATGCCCCACGTAATCGCGGAATTTGGTTCGACCATCCGTAGGATCCACCCCCTCGATCACACGCACCACGATGCGTGCGCCGGTAGGGATTTCGCGAGGTAAAGCCATAGGGAGCCTCCTTACTCCGAAGCGACGGCGTCCAGCACGGGTGCCTTCAACGCACGGCGCGAAGGAGGCAGCGAGGCGAGAACGCCTATACCTATCGACAGTAGCAGGAACACGCCGAGTTGTCCCCAAGGAATCGCCAGCTGCTCCATACCACTTGCCTTATAGGTCTGTTGGATCACCACGCCGGCAGCGGTTCCCACCACCAGGCCGATAACGGTGCCGAGGACGGAGATCAGCGCCGCCTCTATGGCCAGCATGCCACGGATCTTCGCCTTGGATGTGCCGATGGCGCGCAACAGGCCGATCTCACGTGTGCGTTCCGAAACGCTTAGGGCCAACGTGTTCACGATGCCGAAGATCGCGATGATGATCGACAATGCCAGCAGCGCGTATAGCACGATCAGCATCTGATCGACCAGCGAGCTCACCGTGGACTTGTATTCGTCGTGATCCTGCACCGTCAGCACATAGTAGGGCTTCGTCTGCTTGAGGATCTTGCCGCGCAGTCCGGCTACATCGGAGCCGTGCCGTGCGGTGACGAACACCATGATGGTGAACAGCGCCTCCTTGTTCGTCAGATTCTCCGCCTGTTCGTCGTTCATGAACACCGCCGTGCGATACACGGAATTGGAGATGATCGCGCCGATACGCCTGACGGCCTTGGTCGGCTCATCCTTGGTCTTGACCAGTGTGGCCGGGTCGACATTCTGCGCGTCGGCCACCGCCTGTTGGGCCTCATCGGCCTTGGCCTTGGCACCGGCCTGGTCGCCGGCGGCAAGCAGGGTCTGCGCTTCGGTCTGCAACGATTGCACCTTGGCCTGCACCTGCGCCTGATAATCGGCCTGGGCCTTCGCCGTGGCCTCCTGATCAACCACCACGCGTTTGCAGGTGACGGTGACCTTGTCGCCGATCTTCCAATCCCGATCCTTAGCGAGCTTTTCGCCTACGACCAGTTCGCCGCGGCGCAACGCCTTGTCGGCATTGCCCTGCGCGGCCACGGGATCCATCACGTCGGAGAACACGGTGGGCTGTTCGGCGAACGCCAAAGCCGTTTCGCCATCGAACTTGGCATTCATCATCATGCGGCTCACCGACACGGATTTCACATCCTTGATGCCTTTGATGTCGTTGACGGCCTTATCGGGGATCTGCCCGTTGGTCGACGAGACGATGTAGTCGGTTTTCAAACCGCTGTCGATAATGCCGGCCACGGATGCGTTCACGGACGAGGCGACCACGCCAAGGCAACTGACGATGGCCACGCCCACGAATAGCGCGGCGGCGGTATTGGACGTGCGGCGCTTCTGGCGCGACAGGTTGCGCATCGCCAGACGGCCGGCAACAGGGAACAGCAGCGACGGAATCCAGCCGAGCACCACGCTCGCCGTTTCCACCAACGCGGGGCCGACCATGATCACGCCGATGACCACGCATGCCGCGCCGATGCCGAGCATCCAGCCGGTGCCGAGCGCATCGGCCAGCGCATTCACCGCAGCAACGGATGTCGGCTCCTTGCCGTCTGCCGCGCCGATACGCCAGCACAGTATCCATGAGAGCGCGCCGATCAGCGTGATGATGCCGCCGGCGATGGCACGCGGGGCGACGGAAGGCTCCGGGTTGACGGTTTCGTTCATCGCCTGGATCGGCGGTGCCAACGCGGCTCTGCGAGCCGGCAGCACAGCGCCGATCACCGCGACCACGATGCCGACCACAAGTCCGACAAGCATATCGTTGGGGGTCGGTGTAACCGATCCCGTCATCGGTGTGCCCAGTTGCGCCAGCAGGGCCGCGATGCCTTTGACCATGCCCCAGCCGAGCGCGATGCCGGCGACCGACCCGACCAGACCCAGAATCAGCGCCTGGATGATCACCGTAAGGAACACCTGCCCGCTGGAAGCGCCGATCGATCGGAGCAGCGCGTATCCGCGCATGGATTCACGTACGATCATCGAGAAGGTGTTGGCGATGATGAACGATCCGACGAACAGTGCGATCACTGCGAAGATCAGAATCAACGGCTGGATGAATCCCAGCATCTCCTTGCTGCTTTTGGAGCTTTCGTCACGCATCTGGTCGCCGGTGATCGCATGGGCCTTGGATGAGCGGGGGAGCGCCTTGTTGATGCGATCGGCGAGTTCCTGCTGCTGGGCGGCGGTAAGCGGCGAGCCGCCGTTGGCGGAGCCGTAGACGCCGATGTTCTGCGTCTGCCCGCTCTGGCCGCTGTTCTGCTCGTAGAGGTCTTTGACCACATTGCCGGGCACTGCGATGAGCAGGGCGCCGGCCTGCGAGGAATCGGTGGAAAACGATCCCACGATCTTTACGTCCTCCGGGCCGGAGGGGTAGACGAGCGTCGTGGTATCGCCGATGCCAAGCCCCGACTGTTCGAGCGCGAACGTGTGGAGGGCGATCTCATGCCGGTTCTTCGGCCAGTCGCCGTGTTCGAGATGCGCCGAACGCCATGCCTTGCCGTTGATGGCGAC comes from the Bifidobacterium angulatum DSM 20098 = JCM 7096 genome and includes:
- the nadC gene encoding carboxylating nicotinate-nucleotide diphosphorylase; the encoded protein is MLTRQVIRNAVEAALAEDAPNGDITCETTIPAQAQGEARLTAREQGVMSGVDVFAAAFAAQNPTIEVTPHIADGERFESGQALATVRGPVRDLLTAERVALNFTQRMSGIATMTSAFVGAVAQAEQLPGYRAPYAYARTRIVDTRKTTPGLRAFEKYAVVCGGGHNHRYGLSDAVMVKDNHVAALAEQGIDLSGAIRHIREQVGHTTHIEVEVDRLDQIPQALAGGADTIMLDNFSLDDTRRGVDLIGGRAIVEASGTMTLERVPSVAATGVDVISVGALTHSVRSIDLGLDWA
- a CDS encoding cysteine desulfurase family protein, whose translation is MSTGKTQGELYLDAASTEPVRRSVIEAMMPFLTDAYANPLSVHQPGKTAARALDAARASLAANLGARPDDVIFTSGGTESDNLAVKGIAMARMRALREKYGESVRPRVIISAIEHPAVAQSAQWLEQWFGVEVVRIPVDGQAHIDTAALERELAQGDLELAPGDEADRHTDSGSSIDLTNRTLLVSVMLANNEVGTIEPADEIVRIAHRHGVPVHVDAVQAAGQIPIRMRDWNVDALSISGHKFGTPKGLGALLLRGRVPIEPLLSGGGQERGLRSGTQNVAGAVALAIALRESNERMASQYRALVSSRDRLIDAVLRVEPKAMLTGDAERRLPGHASFLFPGLAGEALLVDLDAHGIACSSGSACALGRHEAPGTLLAMGFDESVAKSALRMTFREPLQPDQINRVAAAIEESCHSLTHTFATPSAGSTDAR
- a CDS encoding alpha/beta hydrolase, which codes for MAASVDFDGDDDLLLLGFHGFGNDEHEMIRIIDALYAGTGREANYISFRGTYDRPFIGNSYWYPDGCGVAERRRECTRVGEAVVKLLRSPVYDRFRKVLIGFSQGGYLSYRMVLEHPDVFDAAVLMSPSFKGEEDAKTIEGSTWFALCYGDGDHTIPASDQRNAREVLARTGRLFHHVCPGLGHGINDEEIAALHSWLFGADRA
- the typA gene encoding translational GTPase TypA produces the protein MAVRGDIRNVAIVAHVDHGKTTLVNAMLQQSHVFNEREEVPDRVMDSNDLEREKGITILAKNTAVEYTGPMAAKYGCPDGITLNIIDTPGHADFGGEVERGISMVDGVVLLVDASEGPLPQTRFVLRKALEAKLPVILCVNKVDRPDARISEVVGETSDLLLGLADDVQHEGIELDLDQLLEMPVIYCAAKAGYASTNQPEDGGLPDNDNLEPLFETIISTIPAPEYEEGEPLQAHVANIDSSDFLGRLGLVRIYNGTLEKGKTYGLSRVDGSIENFRVSELLRTQGLERIPVESAGPGDIVAVAGVNDIMIGETIVDPSNPKPLPLIHVDDPAISMTFGINDSPLAGTEGKDHKLTARMIKDRLDRELIGNVSIKVLPTDRPDAWEVQGRGELALAVLAEQMRREGYELTVGRPQVVTKTIDGTINEPMENTTIDVPEEYMGAVTQLMADRKGRMDNMTNHGSGWVRLQFTVPSRGLIGFRTALLSATRGTGISSSISAGYAPWAGPISIRQNGSMVSDRQGVATPYAMQRLQARGNFFVDPQSPVYEGQVVGVNNKPDELDVNITLAKHMTNMRSATADVLETLTPPIKMSLEESLDFANEDECVEVTPESIRVRKIILNREDWYKWRAKQRRQNNAQNNK
- a CDS encoding prephenate dehydratase; protein product: MTHMKLTYLGPEGTFTHQAAIEAGHCLKTQYGIDEPELVAAPDVTSIMASVQSGESWGVIAWENNVEGYVMPNLDALIDAHDAAGLARVGINVSFDAFVTPGTSQIGIDGASVSAHPHGLAQCKRFIERHRLHPAQASSNAAACRDLKPGNVALGPHICGDLYGLEILEEHVEDFDGAHTDFLVIAPRGDVLDYVARTREREFETVITFIPLATGPGVVANLLDVLRDCGLNMTSLISRPIKGHDGTYSFIITLDAAPWEPRFRRMLVEVAEHGDWAKTIAVYPRRERPNPPVDSWMLPEGGVRLDSSASTSDWQTAQNARRELLW
- a CDS encoding prephenate dehydrogenase, whose protein sequence is MVEKVGIIGLGLIGGSLARRLNANGVEVTAWNHRPHPYAAAQAEGIHCVNTLAELVVFEPQALVLCNPLKAMPRILGELKPLLDEHPGITLTDVGSVKGMVLSQVEQAGLGECYVGAHPMAGNELSGWAAADPHLYDGALWAITVRPTTAYRRFLTIAELIVNDCGNRLIVLDSDTHDRAAGLISHMPHVVATSLINELVDNHDRNIAAALAAGSWRDMTRVALTDPNRTRAMVEEDRVNVEQLLRSMASRLTAVADALRDGDESAMGEFFAEGQPFRDYKSAREFPEGELAIPEQDWQRALLESACRGEAITGFIDAHRVRFRIHAM
- a CDS encoding DUF6725 family protein, whose translation is MALPREIPTGARIVVRVIEGVDPTDGRTKFRDYVGHVESWNGYTLDLMRDAAANGSRPAQRVRIEADTIARLKPVPERPHAVREKK
- a CDS encoding ABC transporter permease is translated as MIRVGLRDARAHFSRFLLSIIAIALGVSFVVGSFCFREMLNNQVDEMMATNADHDVYVRGSEEQHDDETMSTDSDSDTSTATYNMIDTSLTTTISKVNGVKDATADTSVSGVLTLVGKDGNAVSSGMSGITVAINGKAWRSAHLEHGDWPKNRHEIALHTFALEQSGLGIGDTTTLVYPSGPEDVKIVGSFSTDSSQAGALLIAVPGNVVKDLYEQNSGQSGQTQNIGVYGSANGGSPLTAAQQQELADRINKALPRSSKAHAITGDQMRDESSKSSKEMLGFIQPLILIFAVIALFVGSFIIANTFSMIVRESMRGYALLRSIGASSGQVFLTVIIQALILGLVGSVAGIALGWGMVKGIAALLAQLGTPMTGSVTPTPNDMLVGLVVGIVVAVIGAVLPARRAALAPPIQAMNETVNPEPSVAPRAIAGGIITLIGALSWILCWRIGAADGKEPTSVAAVNALADALGTGWMLGIGAACVVIGVIMVGPALVETASVVLGWIPSLLFPVAGRLAMRNLSRQKRRTSNTAAALFVGVAIVSCLGVVASSVNASVAGIIDSGLKTDYIVSSTNGQIPDKAVNDIKGIKDVKSVSVSRMMMNAKFDGETALAFAEQPTVFSDVMDPVAAQGNADKALRRGELVVGEKLAKDRDWKIGDKVTVTCKRVVVDQEATAKAQADYQAQVQAKVQSLQTEAQTLLAAGDQAGAKAKADEAQQAVADAQNVDPATLVKTKDEPTKAVRRIGAIISNSVYRTAVFMNDEQAENLTNKEALFTIMVFVTARHGSDVAGLRGKILKQTKPYYVLTVQDHDEYKSTVSSLVDQMLIVLYALLALSIIIAIFGIVNTLALSVSERTREIGLLRAIGTSKAKIRGMLAIEAALISVLGTVIGLVVGTAAGVVIQQTYKASGMEQLAIPWGQLGVFLLLSIGIGVLASLPPSRRALKAPVLDAVASE